From a single Synechococcus sp. MW101C3 genomic region:
- a CDS encoding cupin domain-containing protein: MALQVQNKRPLSGCRPWLALLLLLGGSLLLPVPPALADGEPAAVKVRTLVKAGEAWNGTRLPAYPKGEPEITVLHITIPPGVQLPMHTHPVINAGMLIRGQLLVTSKEGARLQLKAGEGLIEMVNQPHYGTNNGNEPAEIVVVYAGEKGKPITVLEPAAGKAP, encoded by the coding sequence ATGGCCCTGCAGGTTCAGAACAAGCGTCCGCTGAGCGGCTGTCGGCCCTGGCTGGCTCTGCTGCTGCTGCTGGGCGGCAGCCTGCTGCTGCCCGTGCCACCCGCCCTCGCCGATGGGGAGCCGGCCGCCGTGAAGGTGCGCACCCTGGTGAAGGCCGGCGAGGCCTGGAACGGCACGCGGCTGCCCGCCTATCCCAAGGGCGAACCGGAAATCACCGTGCTGCACATCACCATTCCGCCGGGGGTGCAACTGCCGATGCACACCCACCCAGTGATCAACGCCGGCATGTTGATCCGCGGCCAGCTGCTGGTAACTAGCAAGGAGGGCGCCCGCCTGCAGCTGAAGGCGGGTGAAGGGCTGATCGAGATGGTGAATCAGCCCCACTACGGCACCAACAACGGCAACGAACCGGCCGAGATCGTGGTGGTGTACGCGGGAGAAAAGGGCAAGCCGATCACCGTGCTGGAACCGGCCGCAGGCAAGGCGCCCTGA
- a CDS encoding histidinol-phosphate transaminase, translating into MPGRRCLRGGVWSLFRLLLVDAPRRREAASVNSPSPGERPAVSPCPPARPEVETLTAYSAPLEGRRGLLRLDFNENTVGPSPKVVAAVRAIPADHYAIYPEYDGLREAVITALVDESVTGPGSDSDTESLPGSGTLTAAHIGLFNGVDEALHAVFHAYGAAGERLLTTSPTFGYYTPCARMQGMEIEAIPYRLPGFAFPFEEIKAALAATAPRLLLICNPNNPTGTRLAPQRILELAAAAPGTLVVVDELYEAFTGDSVLPLLLSGNGAPSPGVSTAAGTDPFAAYPNLLVLRSLAKTAGLAGLRFGFAVGAPALVDRVSRVSGPYDVNSFAVTAAHAALADQAYTDAYVAEVLRARAWLLEQLVAAGVRHHAAGGNYLLLWPLRPAAVVESELRAAGILVRSMAGKPLIDGALRVSLGTIEQMEQFWAAYRRIEGLA; encoded by the coding sequence ATGCCTGGCCGCCGATGCCTCAGGGGCGGCGTCTGGAGCCTCTTTAGGCTGCTGCTGGTGGATGCTCCCCGTCGCCGTGAGGCCGCTTCTGTGAACAGCCCCAGCCCCGGCGAGCGCCCGGCCGTTAGCCCCTGCCCGCCGGCACGCCCGGAGGTGGAAACGCTCACGGCCTACAGCGCGCCGCTGGAGGGGCGCCGCGGCCTGCTGCGGCTCGACTTCAACGAGAACACCGTGGGGCCCAGCCCGAAGGTGGTGGCGGCGGTGCGCGCCATTCCGGCCGATCACTACGCGATCTACCCCGAATACGACGGCCTGCGGGAGGCGGTGATCACCGCGCTGGTCGACGAATCTGTCACCGGCCCCGGCTCAGACTCCGACACCGAAAGCCTTCCCGGCTCCGGCACCCTCACTGCCGCCCATATCGGCCTGTTCAACGGGGTGGATGAGGCATTGCATGCCGTGTTCCACGCCTACGGCGCCGCCGGCGAACGGCTGCTCACCACCAGCCCCACCTTCGGTTACTACACCCCCTGCGCCCGCATGCAGGGCATGGAGATCGAAGCGATCCCCTACCGGCTGCCCGGTTTCGCCTTCCCGTTCGAGGAGATCAAGGCGGCTCTCGCCGCCACAGCCCCGCGGCTGCTGCTGATCTGCAATCCCAACAACCCTACCGGCACCCGGCTGGCTCCACAGCGGATCCTGGAGCTGGCGGCCGCTGCCCCCGGCACGCTGGTGGTGGTGGATGAGCTCTACGAGGCCTTCACCGGCGACAGCGTGCTGCCACTGCTGCTGAGCGGGAATGGAGCGCCCTCCCCAGGAGTGTCCACAGCAGCAGGCACCGACCCCTTCGCGGCCTACCCGAACCTGCTGGTGCTGCGCTCGCTGGCGAAAACGGCCGGGCTCGCCGGGCTGCGCTTTGGGTTTGCGGTGGGGGCACCGGCCCTGGTGGACCGGGTGAGCCGGGTCAGCGGCCCGTACGACGTCAACAGCTTTGCTGTGACCGCCGCCCATGCGGCCCTGGCTGATCAGGCCTACACCGACGCTTACGTGGCCGAGGTGCTGCGGGCGCGGGCCTGGTTGCTGGAGCAGCTGGTGGCCGCCGGGGTGCGCCATCACGCCGCCGGTGGCAACTATCTGTTGCTCTGGCCGCTGCGGCCGGCGGCCGTGGTGGAGTCCGAACTGCGAGCGGCGGGCATCCTGGTGCGCTCGATGGCCGGCAAGCCTCTGATCGATGGCGCGCTGCGGGTGAGCCTGGGCACCATCGAGCAGATGGAGCAGTTCTGGGCGGCGTACCGGCGCATCGAAGGGCTGGCCTGA
- the speG gene encoding spermidine N1-acetyltransferase: MTTTDLVLRALERGDLRFIHDQVNNRSVMAYWFEEPYESFDELEELYSRHIHDNAERRFVVETREKELIGLVELIEIDYIHRRAEFQIIIAPHHQGKGFARFCIHKALDYSFTILNLHKIYLSVAVDNAKALHLYQDCGFAEEGHLVGEFFIEGRYRDVKRMYILQEDYLARAQ, translated from the coding sequence GTGACAACAACCGATCTGGTTCTGCGGGCCCTTGAGCGCGGCGACCTGAGATTCATTCACGACCAGGTGAACAACAGAAGCGTGATGGCTTACTGGTTCGAGGAGCCCTACGAATCCTTTGATGAGCTCGAAGAGCTCTACAGCCGGCACATCCATGACAACGCAGAGCGGCGCTTCGTGGTGGAAACCAGGGAAAAGGAATTGATCGGGCTGGTGGAGCTGATCGAGATCGACTACATCCACCGGCGCGCTGAATTTCAGATCATCATCGCGCCACACCATCAAGGCAAAGGCTTCGCCCGCTTCTGCATCCACAAAGCGCTCGACTACTCCTTCACCATCTTGAATCTGCACAAGATCTACCTCTCCGTGGCCGTCGACAACGCCAAGGCCCTGCACCTCTATCAAGACTGCGGCTTCGCGGAGGAAGGCCACCTGGTGGGTGAGTTTTTCATCGAAGGCCGCTACCGCGATGTGAAGCGCATGTACATCCTCCAGGAGGATTACCTGGCCAGAGCCCAATAG
- the argS gene encoding arginine--tRNA ligase produces the protein MLRLAQALDSQLRAAMQRAFPVETMGEEISTMFGAGGLRLDPQLAPATKPEFGDFQANGALSLAKPLRQAPRAIATAIVEQLAADPAFTALCLEPQIAGPGFINLTLRPERLAAEVAGRLRDPRLGVPTVAEQSGNGAPAPVVVDFSSPNIAKEMHVGHLRSTIIGDALARVLEFRGHPVLRLNHVGDWGTQFGMLITHLKQEAPEALITADAVDLGDLVAFYRQAKARFDSDEAFQTTSREEVVKLQSGDPISRRAWQLLCDQSRREFQRLYDALDIRLDERGESFYNPYLEAVVADLAATGLLVSDGGAQCVFLEAEDGSASKAPPVIVRKSDGGFNYATTDLAAIRYRFAAPPAGDGARRVIYVTDAGQASHFAGVFQVARRAGWIPEDGRLEHVPFGLVQGEDGKKLKTRAGDTVRLKELLEEAVERCEADLRRRLAEEERQEEEDFITEVATTVGLAAVKYADLSTNRITNYQFSFNRMLALSGNTAPYLLYAVVRIAGIARKGGAGADAAAGVADSPLPEMLSFSEPQEWALVRELLKFDGVIAEVEEELLPNRLCSYLFELSQMFNRFYDQVPVLKAEEPARSSRLALCRLTAATLKLGLGLLGIPTLERM, from the coding sequence ATGCTCCGCCTCGCCCAAGCCCTCGACAGCCAGCTGCGCGCGGCGATGCAGCGGGCCTTCCCCGTGGAAACCATGGGCGAGGAGATCTCAACGATGTTCGGGGCAGGGGGCCTGCGGCTGGATCCGCAGCTGGCGCCGGCCACCAAACCCGAATTCGGTGATTTTCAGGCGAACGGTGCCCTGTCCCTCGCTAAGCCGCTCCGCCAGGCGCCGCGGGCCATTGCCACGGCGATCGTTGAGCAGCTGGCGGCCGATCCGGCCTTCACCGCGCTCTGCCTGGAACCGCAGATCGCCGGCCCCGGCTTCATCAACCTGACTCTGCGGCCGGAGCGGCTGGCCGCGGAGGTGGCAGGGCGGCTGAGGGATCCGCGCCTGGGGGTGCCCACGGTGGCCGAGCAGAGCGGGAACGGGGCGCCGGCGCCGGTGGTGGTGGATTTCTCCAGCCCCAACATCGCCAAGGAGATGCACGTGGGGCACCTGCGCTCCACGATCATTGGCGACGCGTTGGCGCGGGTGCTGGAGTTTCGCGGCCATCCGGTGTTGCGGCTCAACCATGTGGGCGACTGGGGCACCCAGTTCGGCATGCTGATCACCCATCTCAAGCAGGAGGCGCCCGAGGCGCTTATCACCGCTGACGCGGTGGATCTGGGCGATCTGGTGGCCTTCTACCGCCAGGCCAAGGCCCGCTTCGACAGCGATGAAGCCTTCCAGACCACTTCGCGTGAGGAGGTGGTGAAGCTGCAGAGCGGCGATCCGATCAGCCGCCGCGCCTGGCAGTTGCTGTGTGATCAGTCGCGCCGGGAATTCCAGCGCCTCTACGACGCCCTCGACATCCGCCTCGATGAGCGCGGCGAATCCTTCTACAACCCCTATCTGGAGGCGGTGGTGGCGGATCTGGCCGCCACCGGACTGCTGGTGAGCGATGGCGGCGCCCAGTGCGTGTTCCTCGAAGCGGAGGACGGCAGCGCCAGCAAGGCCCCGCCGGTGATCGTGCGCAAGAGCGACGGCGGCTTCAACTACGCCACCACCGATCTGGCCGCCATCCGCTACCGCTTTGCGGCGCCCCCAGCAGGCGATGGGGCGCGGCGGGTGATCTACGTCACCGATGCCGGCCAGGCCAGCCATTTCGCCGGGGTGTTCCAGGTGGCCCGCCGCGCCGGCTGGATCCCCGAGGACGGGCGGCTGGAGCACGTGCCCTTCGGGTTGGTGCAGGGGGAAGACGGCAAGAAGCTCAAGACCCGCGCCGGTGACACGGTGCGACTCAAGGAGTTGCTGGAGGAGGCGGTGGAGCGCTGCGAGGCCGACCTGCGCCGTCGGCTGGCGGAGGAGGAACGCCAGGAAGAGGAGGACTTCATCACCGAGGTGGCCACCACCGTGGGCCTGGCGGCGGTGAAGTACGCCGACCTGAGCACCAACCGGATCACCAACTACCAGTTCAGCTTTAATCGCATGCTGGCCCTCAGCGGCAACACCGCCCCCTATCTGCTCTATGCGGTGGTGCGGATCGCCGGCATCGCCCGCAAGGGAGGCGCCGGGGCGGATGCGGCTGCCGGTGTCGCAGATTCACCCTTGCCGGAGATGCTCAGTTTCAGCGAGCCGCAGGAGTGGGCGCTGGTGCGGGAGCTGCTCAAGTTCGACGGCGTGATCGCCGAAGTGGAGGAGGAACTGCTGCCGAACCGGCTGTGCAGTTATCTGTTCGAACTGAGCCAGATGTTCAACCGCTTCTACGATCAGGTGCCGGTGCTCAAGGCCGAGGAACCGGCGCGGAGTTCGCGGCTGGCGCTCTGCCGCCTCACGGCGGCCACCTTGAAGCTGGGGCTCGGCCTGCTCGGCATTCCCACCCTGGAGCGGATGTGA
- a CDS encoding methyltransferase domain-containing protein — protein sequence MQLASVVFYGRLGEQALAMFNLEGDLEQWRDARVLDCPGGPGSLAARLRGLVGEVVAVDPLYALPEEELERRALADLERTMAGLRSSDALRPDFDLEACHEQHMQALQAFLEDRRRHPQHYRNATLPELPFPDQSFDLVLSGHLLFAYAPLRDGGLSSSGGFDLAWHRRALSELCRVSRHAVRLYPAHTIERVAQRHPYAVSLLAELPPGWRGTFCSSRYDQGHDGCTDALQLERITAAEGGPSAAGSA from the coding sequence ATGCAACTTGCCTCCGTGGTGTTCTACGGGCGTCTGGGGGAGCAGGCCCTGGCGATGTTCAACCTCGAAGGCGACCTAGAGCAGTGGCGCGACGCCCGCGTGCTCGACTGCCCCGGCGGGCCCGGTTCGCTCGCGGCCCGGCTGCGGGGCCTGGTGGGGGAGGTGGTGGCGGTGGATCCCCTCTATGCCCTGCCGGAGGAGGAGCTCGAACGGCGGGCCCTGGCCGATCTGGAGCGCACCATGGCAGGCCTGCGCAGCAGCGATGCGCTGCGGCCGGATTTCGATCTGGAGGCCTGCCACGAGCAGCACATGCAGGCGCTGCAGGCCTTTCTGGAGGATCGCCGCCGCCATCCGCAGCACTACCGCAACGCCACCCTGCCGGAGCTGCCCTTCCCGGATCAGAGCTTCGATCTGGTGCTCAGCGGCCACCTGCTCTTCGCCTATGCCCCCCTGCGCGATGGCGGCCTCTCCAGCAGTGGCGGCTTCGATCTGGCCTGGCACCGTCGCGCCCTGAGCGAGCTCTGCCGCGTCAGCCGCCACGCGGTGCGCCTCTACCCCGCCCACACAATCGAGCGGGTGGCCCAGCGCCATCCCTACGCCGTGTCGCTGCTGGCCGAGCTGCCGCCGGGCTGGCGGGGCACCTTCTGCTCCAGCCGCTACGACCAGGGCCACGACGGCTGCACCGATGCCCTGCAACTGGAGCGGATCACGGCGGCGGAGGGCGGACCGTCAGCGGCGGGCAGCGCTTGA
- the grrM gene encoding cyclophane-forming radical SAM/SPASM peptide maturase GrrM/OscB, producing MTSPAFGPLRLLVVQPTPFCNLDCDYCYLPSRDDRSRLPLELLERTLERVLESPFATDDFTLLWHAGEPLTMPIAFYDEATALIRSVLARRDGPPLQIAQSLQTNAMTIDAAWCDCFERNDIHVGVSLDGPAFLHDAHRRTRTGLPSHAASLRGIGWLQRRGIPFQVIAVLTDDALDHADTLFDFFHGQGMDNLAFNMEETEGENLSSTLSRPRSEARYQAFLERFWERLRAEPGALRLREFDEIAGLACGDQRLARTDMNHPFAIVNVDARGNFSTFDPELLSVATAAYGDFAFGNVITDSLESVVESAKFQQVYSEIRSGVERCRAECEYFGLCGGGAGSNKYWERGTFDCSETQACRYRIKLSADVVMAGLERELELTS from the coding sequence TTGACCTCCCCCGCGTTCGGTCCCCTGCGGCTGCTGGTGGTGCAGCCCACCCCGTTCTGCAACCTCGACTGCGACTACTGCTACCTGCCCAGCCGCGACGACCGCAGCCGGCTGCCGCTGGAGCTGCTGGAGCGCACGCTGGAGCGGGTGCTGGAGAGCCCCTTCGCCACCGACGACTTCACCCTGCTGTGGCATGCCGGTGAGCCGCTCACCATGCCGATCGCCTTCTACGACGAGGCCACCGCGCTGATCCGCTCCGTACTGGCCCGCCGGGACGGTCCGCCGCTGCAGATCGCGCAGTCGTTGCAGACCAACGCCATGACGATCGACGCCGCCTGGTGCGATTGCTTCGAGCGCAATGACATCCACGTGGGTGTGAGCCTGGATGGCCCTGCCTTCCTGCACGACGCCCACCGCCGCACCCGCACCGGCCTGCCCAGTCATGCCGCCAGCCTGCGGGGCATCGGCTGGCTGCAGCGCCGCGGCATCCCCTTCCAGGTGATCGCCGTGCTCACCGACGACGCCCTCGATCACGCCGACACCCTGTTCGACTTCTTCCACGGCCAGGGCATGGACAACCTGGCCTTCAACATGGAGGAAACCGAGGGAGAGAACCTCAGCTCCACCCTGTCCCGCCCCCGCTCGGAGGCGCGCTACCAGGCGTTTCTGGAGCGTTTCTGGGAGCGGCTGCGGGCCGAGCCCGGCGCTCTGCGCCTGCGGGAGTTCGATGAGATCGCCGGCCTCGCCTGCGGCGATCAGCGGCTGGCACGCACTGACATGAACCACCCGTTCGCGATCGTGAACGTGGATGCGCGCGGCAACTTCTCTACCTTTGACCCCGAGCTGCTGTCGGTGGCCACCGCCGCCTACGGCGATTTCGCCTTCGGCAACGTGATCACCGACAGCCTGGAATCCGTGGTGGAGAGCGCCAAGTTCCAGCAGGTGTACAGCGAGATCCGCTCCGGCGTGGAGCGCTGCCGGGCCGAGTGCGAGTACTTCGGCCTCTGCGGCGGCGGCGCCGGCAGCAACAAGTACTGGGAGCGCGGCACCTTCGACTGCAGCGAGACCCAGGCCTGCCGCTACCGCATCAAGCTCAGCGCCGATGTGGTGATGGCGGGCCTGGAGCGGGAACTGGAGCTCACCAGCTGA
- the grrA gene encoding GrrA/OscA1 family cyclophane-containing rSAM-modified RiPP: MAFLPRPRQFGFLLFLAILPLIPAAEALAAAGAASPSRDGPEPDSLSVEARLRRIAGAVRELETGAVHGQDLAVDGQEPAATKAIPDDVLAYVFVNGPRVGWRNGGFSNGGFRNGGFWNGGFRNGGGWPNGGFGNGGFRNGGGFRNFW, encoded by the coding sequence ATGGCTTTCCTTCCGCGTCCCAGGCAGTTCGGCTTTCTGTTGTTCCTGGCGATCCTGCCGCTGATCCCGGCCGCCGAAGCGCTGGCTGCCGCTGGCGCCGCCAGCCCGAGCCGCGACGGTCCTGAACCGGACAGCCTCAGCGTGGAGGCCCGTCTGCGCCGCATCGCCGGGGCGGTTCGCGAGCTGGAAACCGGCGCGGTCCATGGCCAGGATCTGGCCGTCGATGGCCAGGAGCCGGCAGCAACCAAGGCCATCCCCGACGATGTGCTGGCCTACGTGTTTGTGAACGGGCCGCGGGTCGGTTGGCGCAATGGCGGCTTCTCTAACGGTGGCTTCCGCAATGGCGGCTTCTGGAACGGCGGCTTCCGCAACGGAGGTGGCTGGCCTAACGGCGGCTTCGGCAATGGGGGGTTCCGCAATGGCGGCGGCTTCCGCAACTTCTGGTGA
- the grrP gene encoding extracellular substrate binding-like orphan protein GrrP: MPFCRFSSPSLRLTSVVLALLAAVMPAAAARAEGVLQRVAVTGELVVGSEPLLPPLSFRDSSGQPVGYGVEVVRRVQAELSAALGRPITVRFEPVSDPAELVRRVGKGELALACGVPFSWARDAQVDYTLPIGLSGIRVLAPAGRIDGSAASLLGRRIGAVPGSLGEAVLKGIQPKARAVPFAGLGEAVAALQAGQLDGVMGDTTLLIGKVSSLGATGLVVTPELPYERYAVGCVVPENDSAFRDFTNLAIARMLQGYVDGDPEAVASVDRWVGPKGMLGVPSERIRTYFETVLLNYEAIRPQGPAAASSAPSAP; this comes from the coding sequence ATGCCGTTCTGCCGCTTCTCGAGCCCGAGCCTTCGGCTCACCTCGGTGGTCCTTGCGTTGCTGGCGGCCGTGATGCCGGCCGCAGCGGCTCGTGCCGAGGGGGTGCTGCAGCGGGTGGCCGTCACCGGTGAGCTGGTGGTGGGGAGCGAACCCCTGTTACCCCCCCTCAGCTTCCGAGACAGCAGTGGCCAGCCCGTCGGCTATGGGGTGGAGGTGGTGCGCCGCGTCCAGGCAGAGCTGTCCGCAGCGCTGGGGCGGCCCATCACTGTGCGGTTCGAGCCGGTGAGCGATCCCGCCGAGCTGGTGCGCCGGGTGGGCAAGGGAGAACTGGCCCTCGCCTGCGGTGTGCCCTTCTCCTGGGCCCGCGATGCCCAGGTGGATTACACCCTGCCGATCGGGCTCTCCGGCATCCGCGTGCTGGCCCCGGCGGGCCGGATCGATGGCTCAGCAGCCTCGCTGCTGGGCCGCCGCATCGGTGCCGTGCCGGGTTCCCTCGGTGAGGCGGTGTTGAAGGGCATCCAGCCCAAGGCACGCGCTGTTCCCTTCGCCGGGCTGGGGGAGGCGGTGGCGGCGCTGCAGGCCGGCCAGCTGGACGGCGTGATGGGGGACACCACCCTGCTGATCGGCAAGGTCAGCAGTCTCGGTGCCACCGGCCTGGTGGTCACGCCGGAGCTGCCCTATGAGCGCTACGCGGTGGGTTGCGTGGTGCCTGAAAACGATTCCGCCTTCCGCGACTTCACCAACCTGGCAATCGCTCGGATGCTGCAGGGCTATGTGGACGGCGATCCCGAGGCAGTGGCCAGCGTGGATCGCTGGGTGGGTCCGAAGGGGATGCTGGGGGTGCCGTCTGAGCGCATTCGCACCTATTTCGAAACGGTGTTGCTGAATTACGAGGCGATCCGTCCCCAGGGTCCAGCGGCAGCGTCTTCCGCCCCGTCTGCGCCCTGA
- the nadC gene encoding carboxylating nicotinate-nucleotide diphosphorylase, translating to MTQPPLLPFRPALEQQLRGWLAEDLGRGDLTAPALTGARGRAHWIAKADGLFCGGVLVEPLFRLLDPGVVVRDRLAEGTPVRAGQALLELEGAAPALVAGERTALNLAMRLSGIATATARLVAELAGSGVALADTRKTTPGLRLLEKYAVRCGGGLNHRFGLDDAAMLKENHLAWSGGVGPAIAAVRAAAPWPARVIVEAETAAEAEAAVRAGADAVLLDEFAPPALQALVPQLRALAAAQGRAVVLEASGVQPEQLRDYAATGIDLISTSAPVTRSRWLDLSMRYLPSGG from the coding sequence GTGACACAGCCGCCCCTGCTGCCTTTCAGACCTGCTCTTGAACAGCAGCTGCGTGGCTGGCTGGCGGAGGATCTCGGCCGCGGCGATCTCACCGCCCCGGCCCTGACCGGTGCCCGGGGCCGAGCCCACTGGATCGCCAAGGCCGATGGGTTGTTCTGCGGCGGCGTGCTTGTGGAGCCCCTGTTCCGGCTGCTGGATCCGGGGGTGGTGGTGCGCGATCGGCTGGCGGAGGGGACGCCGGTGCGGGCGGGGCAAGCGTTGCTGGAGCTGGAGGGGGCAGCGCCGGCCCTGGTGGCGGGGGAACGCACGGCCCTCAACCTGGCCATGCGCCTGAGCGGCATCGCCACCGCCACCGCCCGGCTGGTGGCTGAGCTGGCGGGCAGCGGCGTGGCCCTGGCCGACACCCGCAAGACCACGCCCGGCCTGCGGCTGCTGGAGAAGTACGCCGTGCGCTGCGGCGGCGGTTTGAACCACCGCTTCGGCCTCGATGACGCGGCCATGCTCAAGGAGAACCACCTGGCCTGGAGCGGCGGGGTGGGGCCGGCGATCGCGGCGGTGCGGGCGGCGGCGCCCTGGCCGGCGCGGGTGATCGTGGAGGCGGAAACTGCCGCCGAGGCCGAAGCCGCCGTGCGTGCCGGCGCCGATGCGGTGCTGCTCGATGAATTCGCCCCGCCGGCCCTGCAGGCGTTGGTGCCGCAGCTGCGGGCTCTGGCGGCAGCGCAGGGGCGGGCGGTGGTGCTGGAAGCGTCGGGGGTGCAACCTGAACAGCTGCGCGATTACGCCGCCACCGGCATCGATCTGATCTCCACCAGCGCGCCGGTCACCCGCAGCCGCTGGCTGGATCTGAGCATGCGCTACCTCCCGAGCGGCGGCTGA
- the mnmE gene encoding tRNA uridine-5-carboxymethylaminomethyl(34) synthesis GTPase MnmE — MDWDDTIAAIATAVAPGLGSVAIVRMSGPAAESIGRTLFRAPGQQVWDSHRVLYGHVVDPASGERVDEALLLLMKAPRSFTREDVVELHCHGGLIAVQRVLALVLAHGCRRASAGEFSQRAFLNGRLDLTRAEAIGDLIAARSQRAAQLAMAGLDGGLQRRITALREQLLDQLAELEARVDFEENLPPLDAAAVVAALTEVRQALEALVAEARQGELLRDGLRVAIVGRPNVGKSSLLNRLSRRERAIVTDTPGTTRDLLESELVLEGVPLTLLDTAGIRPTSDAVERLGIARSRAALAAADAVLLLFDLTTGWSDDDQELRDLVPDGAVLLLVGNKADAAGLATGAVAPTGPGFPLEVAISARTGEGCEVLVETLLQRCGATELQGLQVALNGRQRELAAAAAAALGRSLEAAAAQLPWDFWTIDLRAAVRSLGEITGEEVSEAVLDRVFARFCIGK, encoded by the coding sequence TTGGATTGGGACGACACCATCGCTGCGATCGCCACGGCCGTGGCACCGGGCCTGGGGAGTGTGGCGATCGTCAGGATGTCCGGCCCGGCGGCGGAGTCGATCGGCCGCACCCTGTTCCGCGCCCCGGGGCAGCAGGTCTGGGACAGCCACCGCGTGCTCTATGGCCATGTGGTGGACCCGGCCAGCGGCGAACGGGTGGATGAGGCTCTGCTGCTGCTGATGAAGGCACCGCGCAGCTTCACCCGCGAGGACGTGGTGGAACTGCACTGCCACGGCGGCCTGATCGCCGTGCAGCGCGTGCTGGCGCTGGTGCTGGCCCACGGCTGCCGCCGTGCCTCCGCCGGTGAATTCAGCCAGCGGGCCTTTCTGAACGGTCGCCTCGATCTCACCCGCGCCGAGGCGATCGGCGACCTGATCGCTGCCCGCAGCCAACGGGCCGCCCAGCTGGCGATGGCGGGCCTCGATGGCGGCCTGCAGCGCCGCATCACTGCCTTGCGGGAGCAGCTGCTCGACCAGCTGGCCGAACTGGAGGCACGGGTGGATTTCGAGGAGAACCTGCCGCCGCTCGATGCCGCCGCAGTGGTGGCGGCGCTCACGGAGGTGCGCCAGGCGCTCGAGGCTCTGGTGGCCGAGGCGCGCCAGGGGGAGTTGCTGCGTGACGGGCTGCGGGTGGCGATCGTGGGACGCCCCAACGTGGGCAAGTCGAGCCTGCTCAACCGGCTCAGCCGCCGGGAGCGCGCGATCGTGACCGACACCCCCGGCACCACCCGCGACCTGCTCGAAAGCGAGCTGGTGCTGGAGGGTGTGCCGCTCACCCTGCTCGACACGGCCGGCATCCGTCCCACCAGCGATGCGGTGGAACGCCTCGGCATCGCGCGCAGCCGCGCCGCCCTGGCCGCCGCCGATGCGGTGCTGCTGCTGTTCGATCTCACCACCGGCTGGAGCGACGACGACCAGGAGCTACGCGACCTGGTGCCGGACGGTGCGGTGCTGCTGCTGGTGGGCAACAAGGCCGATGCCGCCGGCCTTGCCACCGGTGCGGTGGCCCCGACCGGCCCCGGGTTTCCGCTCGAGGTGGCGATCAGCGCCCGCACCGGTGAGGGCTGCGAGGTGCTCGTGGAGACGCTGCTGCAGCGCTGCGGTGCCACCGAGCTGCAGGGCCTGCAGGTGGCGCTCAATGGCCGTCAGCGCGAGCTGGCCGCCGCCGCTGCCGCTGCCCTCGGCCGCAGCCTGGAGGCCGCCGCGGCCCAGCTGCCGTGGGATTTCTGGACGATCGATCTGCGCGCCGCCGTGCGCAGCCTCGGTGAGATCACCGGCGAGGAGGTGAGCGAAGCCGTGCTCGATCGGGTGTTCGCGCGCTTCTGCATCGGCAAATGA